Genomic window (Paenibacillus sp. PK3_47):
TCACATCAAACGAAACCTGTCGGTCCTCAGCACTATTCTGGTGTAGATAAACCTGTGCCGTACTCCGCACCTGGCGTATTTTGCGCATATCCACCGATTCTTCCGGCGTTCCCTGCAGCAGGCTTCCGCCACGGCTGCGGACTTCCACAAAGGTCAGGACTCCCTCGTGCTCAGCGATGATATCGAGTTCTCCGCTGCGGCAGCGCCAGTTACAGCCGACAATGTTATAACCCCGAGATGTCAGATACATTACAGCAGCTTTTTCGGCTGCCGTCCCTTTCTGCCTGCGGTTATAACGTCCTCCCGTAAAGCCCTCGCTCACTCCTGCCTCCGTTCCCCCGCAGCCCGGTCACTCCGGTAGACATAGCTCAGGATCTCCGCCACCAGACTGTACAGCTCCGGCGGAATCTGCTGGTCCAGATCCAGCTTGGAGAGCACTTCGACCAGTGCAGCATCCTCCTGCACGGCTACTCCGCTGTCTTTGGCCCGCTGCAGAATGATCTCGGCAATTTCTCCTTGACCCTTGGCGACAACCACGGGAGCTTCATTCTGGCCCGGAGTGTATTTTAGCGCTACAGCCTTTTTACGGCCGGGTGTCACTTCATTCACCGGTTCGCTCATATGCGGTAATCAACTCCTTTGTAGGCATCCGGAACGTATTCAGCAAGCTTGCCGCCCCCCGTCCCGGCAGGAGAAGCTTCAGCTGGGCCCGGCTCCGGAAGCGGTTCAGTGCGCATTCCGGATAGCTGGTAACCGATGGATTCCACTGCAGCCGCTATATCGTCCCGCCGGCCCTCCAGAAGTTCAAGCACCCATGGCGTGTCATTATGAAGCTTGAGGCTGACGATCCGGTCAACCACCTGGACATCCACCAGTGTCTGGCCGAGCTGCTTCATGTCCAGGTCGAACCACAGCCGGCAGTTAGCCGCATCCAGTTCACCTTTGCGGCCCCGGCGGGACTGAATATGAACCGAAGCCGTCTCCTGGCCATCCTCGCCGCGGAACGGCAAAAACAGGGTCACCTGGGCAAAAGGCGCCGTACGGTCCGTATTAAGCAGCAGCTGCTGTCCGGTCAGCTGCTGCACAAGCGTGCCTGCGGCTTCCTTAACCGCAGGCGGCACATCGCTGCTGCCCATCACCTGCAGCAGCAGCCCCTTCAGCGTGTCGGCGGAATCCGCCCCGCCGGCTGCCGTACCCTGCAGTGCCGCGGCTGCTGCGCCGCCGCGCACGGCCTGCTGCTCGTGCTCCGCACCGAGCAGCTTCAGCACCCGCCCCACCCAGGACTCCGTGTCCGGGGCGGGTGCGGGGGCTTGCCCCGCCTGCGCAGCTGCGGGGGCCGGCACTTGCCCCGCTTGCGCAGCTGCGGGGGCTTGACCTTGCCCCGCCTGCGCTGCTGCGGGGGCTGGCACTTGCCCCGCTTGCGCAGCGGCGGGGGCCGGCACTTGCCCCGCCTGCGCAGCCGCGGGGGCTT
Coding sequences:
- a CDS encoding EscU/YscU/HrcU family type III secretion system export apparatus switch protein → MSEPVNEVTPGRKKAVALKYTPGQNEAPVVVAKGQGEIAEIILQRAKDSGVAVQEDAALVEVLSKLDLDQQIPPELYSLVAEILSYVYRSDRAAGERRQE
- a CDS encoding YraN family protein: MSEGFTGGRYNRRQKGTAAEKAAVMYLTSRGYNIVGCNWRCRSGELDIIAEHEGVLTFVEVRSRGGSLLQGTPEESVDMRKIRQVRSTAQVYLHQNSAEDRQVSFDVITVMLNEDLSIAELAHIREAF